TAATTCAGTCAGAGTTGCATTATCCAAGGgtaaaattattaatattgGTGGCACGTTTTTGATGGAGTTCTTATTATTAGAACAGTATGAAACAATCTGCGCAGCTAACAACAGTAACttgtttttatcaaatgCCTTCAAGTACATCAGTCCGGGCGGGTCTTCATTAGTTAGTTTAAGCAACTCACAAAACCCTAACTCTTGATTAATATATGTTTGAGATAGAGTTGGCGCAAATGACAGACAatcttctttgaaagatGAACTTAATAATAAGgatttgaagttttttattccaTTTGGAGGGCGAAAATTGAGGAACTTAATAAATGGCTGAGAGTCGTGTTTGACTTTGATTAGTTCGTGATGTTTCTTTACAAAAACGTACGGCTGCTTCATGTTATAGAATTTGGAGATCGTATCATTGCCATTTAATCTATCGAAAGTGGAAAATAACTGTAACATTGTGGTTGTTATTAAACCTTCTTGGCAATCTTTAACTCCCCTATAGGCGATCTTTGGAATACCGAGGTTTCCTAAGATATTATAATCAGTGACGACTTGTTCTGCAATTAAATCTAAGATgtcttgttctttttctgaaaTTGTAACAACGGGAGTAGGCGTGATGAAAATGTCCGGTATAGATGCTAGCGGCATGTGTCTCAATAGAAACGGTAGACTACTTGATGATTCAAAAGATAAATTGGGGTCCGCCGGTGTGAATTCGGGGATACCACTCTTGTCTTTTGGTAGGTTAGAAATTTCAGAATTTACCATATTCGGCGTAAATTCGGACGGATTACTGGTAACATTATTATCTTCCAAGGTCATCTTTATATTGGATTCTATGGGTTGAATAGATGAATCAACGGTCTTCAGTGGTGACTCGGTCTGTGGTATATCATTTTGAggaattttccaaatagAGTTGAAGCCTTCCTTATTGCTAGTGATATTAGCATCGTTTACtgaattgaaattttcttgctttATAATAGAGTCTTGTAGACTTGGGATCGAAGAGTAATTTATGTATTGAGGCTCATGAATATTAGTATTAGTACTGATGTTATCAGAAGGTTTCATGTCGTCGCGTACGTTCAATGACTTTAGATCCTCATCGCTGCTACCgttctcttcttcatcctcttcctcttcagaGCTAGAAAGATCCGCCatagaaatatcaaagTTTAATGCTTCCTCCTTTTGCAACGGACTGAAGGAAAATTTCCCTCCAGATTTGTATTTGTTATCAACATTGTTTTCTATTATGGGGTTAAAATTCAGTGGAGCGAACACACTTTTGCGTCTATCGCGGGGTGTTTCCACAGGGAGTGGCGCACCTGGGTCCATATATAATGGACTCGTTGGCAAGGTCATTTCATCTATCGGAATATCCAAATATTTCCTCTTTCCATTTAATCTTTTTGTAGTTCCGCTCATCGTACGGATATTCGGTTTTTCAGATGAGggaaaaaatggaatatCTTTACCAAGATCAGTATGCATTTCcttgttatttttattaatgcttttattgttattattttcttcttcatcagaCATTTCGAACATATCCTCGGTAATTTCGTCCGATATACTTTTGTTCGATTCGTTTGTAGAATTCGATTTATTGCTATCGCCAAATAAATCCTCATCCTCATCCTCACCAAACAATTCCTTGTCTACCATAGAGTCACTTTTATCACTTGGCAGATTTTCGTTCTGTTCTCGTTGTTCCAGTGTTCCCTCTTTATTATGAAGTGTGTCTACGCTTCCTGTCTTGCTCACGGAATTATTTACCTTTTCGAGTGATCTACCATTTGCCTCCAGTTCCGTTTTCAGTGGGCTGTTCTCTAAGTCATTTGATACTGTAGTTTGTTTCCTATCATTAAATAATTCATTCTCATTGATGTTATTATTAGGGGTATTTAAGAAAGCTGGAGCAAATTGATCGCTGGGCGACAGCATTAATTTATCAATGCCTGTGAAATTAGGGGAGAAATCTTTCGGAGATATCTTATTAGTTTCTTGGACAGAATGATAAGAAGCGGGTTGAGAACTAATTGAGTTGTTCTTATAATGTTGAAACTGTTCTGTATATGCTCCATCTGAGCTTAAGGGATTTGTACCAGCAATATTACTGCTCAATACGCCGGAACTTCCTGGAGTCCTATAGGCAGCTGTTTGCTTTAATTGTATGAAATCATCAATGGCATCCAGAGCATCTTGCAAACAGTGAAATTCTGATGGATCTCCGGAAGTAGAATTTTCTATATCAGCTACTGGTTGGGCGAAGATTAAATGCAGCGGCCATACTAGCTTCTTTGCTTCAAGTAAGGGAGTTAAATACGAAGCTATAGTAGGTGTGTGGCCGTTGAGATGTCCTAAGTCAGGAACAACAGCAACccatttcaaattttttttattttgtaagTTTATACCATGAGATACACTTAACGTCGTCAAGAGAAGTTCTGTATGTTTTGGTGGCGTTATCAAGTATCCTTGCTTGGAAGCAGGGGCCAAATGCATCCTTATTCCAGATGGTGCTAAATAAAGCGCATGCTTTGAAAGGAAAgattcttccaaattttccTCCTTCATTGGTACTAATCCCATGTTCTTGGCACATAACGACACTGTGAGATCTCCGTTTACAAAAAGGTGTGGTTCTAGCTGTACGAGATAATTTGGCACTCCGCTTAATGATATGCAGGCATTCCCAAATTGTATTAGCTTATTGTGTGAACCTAATGCCAAATTAATGtaaattttccttcttaaagcttttaaaaaaagagcatAGTGTGGCGGTAAGTTTGGCTTTGAATAATCGGCAGTGAAAGTTCCGATTTTATCTGGGCTCACTGGTTTATGTTCTATCGCAGGAGGTGTCGGTACCGGATCATCATTTATACTGAAACACCATAAATCCCTTGAAAGCAGCGCAACTAGAGTCTTTGGATCCTGCTTCCGTAGCATGAATTCCATTTGGATAGACCATTGATCGTTTTGGGCTTTAGAAATGTACTGATGATAGTTGatctttttgattttctcCACTCTATAGAAGCTGGATAAAACATCCTCAAGTCTGTACGTGGAAGCGTCAGAACTCATACTACCTCCTCAGATCTTGATATCCAGCTTAAACGTTCTTAAAATATAGTTACACCTTACTTCAACAAAGTAATTTCCGATTTCACACCATTCGTCTTAAAGGGTTGTTGTAAGAGTGTACTACAATAAATACTACACTACTTGATCCGGCACTACCCGGTCCCTCCACCtgaaaaaatgtttcaatTCTTCGCTTTGTTAAGCGCGAATATATCGATGCTATTTTCTAAGGATTGTTTATTCAGTATGATAAAACAATGAACAGCAGGAAATGCGGAGGAGAATCACTTACTCGGCTGTTATTCATCTTCTTATTATAAAAGAATTGCTCCATTTTGGTTCGATCCCTTAATGCCTTACAAAATCAACcgaatgaaaaattcgCTCGAGATAAATGAAACCGGAGGTACCTTATTGGTTGATGAGCGGAAGAGATTAAGAATAGGTGAGTTATATCGCTACAAGTTTTCCGTGAACAAAGATGTAATTAAGGAACAAGGGCTAGATGTATCGCATCTATTCTTGAGGATCAAGAACGAGGAAAGCGCGCTTCTGCGACCGCTTTATTTGACGGGGCCATATTCTTTTTACATCGATGTTAGGCCGCATAACTATAATGAGAATCGCAA
This is a stretch of genomic DNA from Saccharomyces cerevisiae S288C chromosome IV, complete sequence. It encodes these proteins:
- the SSN2 gene encoding Ssn2p (Subunit of the RNA polymerase II mediator complex; associates with core polymerase subunits to form the RNA polymerase II holoenzyme; required for stable association of Srb10p-Srb11p kinase; essential for transcriptional regulation) yields the protein MSSDASTYRLEDVLSSFYRVEKIKKINYHQYISKAQNDQWSIQMEFMLRKQDPKTLVALLSRDLWCFSINDDPVPTPPAIEHKPVSPDKIGTFTADYSKPNLPPHYALFLKALRRKIYINLALGSHNKLIQFGNACISLSGVPNYLVQLEPHLFVNGDLTVSLCAKNMGLVPMKEENLEESFLSKHALYLAPSGIRMHLAPASKQGYLITPPKHTELLLTTLSVSHGINLQNKKNLKWVAVVPDLGHLNGHTPTIASYLTPLLEAKKLVWPLHLIFAQPVADIENSTSGDPSEFHCLQDALDAIDDFIQLKQTAAYRTPGSSGVLSSNIAGTNPLSSDGAYTEQFQHYKNNSISSQPASYHSVQETNKISPKDFSPNFTGIDKLMLSPSDQFAPAFLNTPNNNINENELFNDRKQTTVSNDLENSPLKTELEANGRSLEKVNNSVSKTGSVDTLHNKEGTLEQREQNENLPSDKSDSMVDKELFGEDEDEDLFGDSNKSNSTNESNKSISDEITEDMFEMSDEEENNNNKSINKNNKEMHTDLGKDIPFFPSSEKPNIRTMSGTTKRLNGKRKYLDIPIDEMTLPTSPLYMDPGAPLPVETPRDRRKSVFAPLNFNPIIENNVDNKYKSGGKFSFSPLQKEEALNFDISMADLSSSEEEEDEEENGSSDEDLKSLNVRDDMKPSDNISTNTNIHEPQYINYSSIPSLQDSIIKQENFNSVNDANITSNKEGFNSIWKIPQNDIPQTESPLKTVDSSIQPIESNIKMTLEDNNVTSNPSEFTPNMVNSEISNLPKDKSGIPEFTPADPNLSFESSSSLPFLLRHMPLASIPDIFITPTPVVTISEKEQDILDLIAEQVVTDYNILGNLGIPKIAYRGVKDCQEGLITTTMLQLFSTFDRLNGNDTISKFYNMKQPYVFVKKHHELIKVKHDSQPFIKFLNFRPPNGIKNFKSLLLSSSFKEDCLSFAPTLSQTYINQELGFCELLKLTNEDPPGLMYLKAFDKNKLLLLAAQIVSYCSNNKNSIKNVPPILIILPLDNATLTELVDKANIFQVIKNEVCAKMPNIELYLKVIPMDFIRNVLVTVDQYVNVAISIYNMLPPKSVKFTHIAHTLPEKVNFRTMQQQQMQQQQQQQQQQQNNSTGSSSIIYYDSYIHLAYSRSVDKEWVFAALSDSYGQGSMTKTWYVGNSRGKFDDACNQIWNIALNLASKKFGKICLILTRLNGILPDDELMNWRRLSGRNIHLAVVCVDDNSKISFIDEDKLYPSFKPIYKDTRFGGRMDMTRLYDYEIRDIDQDIHGIVFQHPFPLAHSQHRCAIRSGALIKFKKCDGDTVWDKFAVNLLNCPHSDSTQLLETILEEFRNLAALNVWYGLSDGEDGHIPWHILAVKKMMNTLVHTRVKIANTSAATVHTATSSSIILSDK